One genomic segment of Microtus ochrogaster isolate Prairie Vole_2 linkage group LG8, MicOch1.0, whole genome shotgun sequence includes these proteins:
- the Eif6 gene encoding eukaryotic translation initiation factor 6: protein MAVRASFENNCEIGCFAKLTNSYCLVAIGGSENFYSVFEGELSETIPVVHASIAGCRIIGRMCVGNRHGLLVPNNTTDQELQHIRNSLPDSVQIRRVEERLSALGNVTTCNDYVALVHPDLDRETEEILADVLKVEVFRQTVADQVLVGSYCVFSNQGGLVHPKTSIEDQDELSSLLQVPLVAGTVNRGSEVIAAGMVVNDWCAFCGLDTTSTELSVVESVFKLNEAKPSTIATSMRDSLIDSLT from the exons ATGGCGGTCAGAGCGTCGTTCGAGAACAACTGTGAGATTGGTTGTTTCGCCAAGCTCACCAACAGTTACTGCCTGGTGGCCATCGGGGGATCAGAGAACTTCTACAG TGTGTTCGAGGGTGAGCTCTCTGAAACCATTCCTGTGGTGCATGCATCCATCGCCGGCTGCCGAATCATCGGGCGCATGTGTGTGG GGAACAGGCATGGGCTCCTGGTACCCAACAACACCACGGACCAGGAGCTGCAGCATATCCGCAATAGCCTTCCAGATTCGGTGCAGATACGGCGGGTGGAGGAGCGACTCTCAGCCCTTGGCAATGTTACCACCTGCAATGACTATGTGGCCTTGGTCCACCCAGACTTGGACAGG gagacagaagaaatcCTGGCTGATGTGCTCAAGGTGGAAGTCTTCAGACAGACAGTTGCTGACCAGGTGTTAGTGGGGAGCTACTGTGTCTTCAGTAATCAAGGAGGTCTGGTGCACCCTAAAACTTCAATCGAGGACCAGGACGAGTTGTCCTCCCTTCTTCAGGTCCCCCTTGTG GCCGGCACTGTGAACCGAGGGAGTGAAGTGATTGCTGCTGGGATGGTAGTGAACGATTGGTGTGCGTTCTGTGGTCTGGACACAACCAGCACAGAACTGTCAGTGGTGGAGAGCGTCTTCAAGCTAAATGAGGCCAAGCCTAGTACCATTGCCACCAGCATGCGGGATTCCCTCATTGACAG CCTCACCTGA
- the Fam83c gene encoding LOW QUALITY PROTEIN: protein FAM83C (The sequence of the model RefSeq protein was modified relative to this genomic sequence to represent the inferred CDS: inserted 1 base in 1 codon; substituted 1 base at 1 genomic stop codon) has protein sequence MQGWQTGGSVFILXAANPGASHGASGGXGTRRMHTFSGSLVPGGTQGMAGPLRSRVEELKRPWWRESSPLVLQHSEAARLAADALLERGEAAYLQVISEERELPFLSALDVDYMISHVRGVPELSEAQGSETLGQDRHSMLSEVTSGTYFPMASDLDPPDLDLGWPEVPQSTGFSPTQAVVHFQRDKGKSIKDLLRFLFSQAHTVVAVVMDVFTDMELLCDLMEASSRRGVPVYLLLAQEHLKYFLEMCYKMDLNGGHLVNMRVRSTCGDTYCSKAGRRFTGQALEKFVIIDCEQVVAGSYSFTWLCSQAHTSMVLQLRGHIVEDFDREFRCLYAESQPVEGFCGNEDPLSSRVPRPPPVTLAFGPGIPSATGSSPSSNSLGSIKHSPLLGRSSYLALPGGGGCSDMGMGSSSPGPAHHEAGGPPSLYRQLSDPNHSSTPGPYRANLSKLGASPWSQSSPALNHCSASPLTLTVGSPLLPCSRPLLHFTRGVPALSRLPENGFPASQEPILPRGRWVTGPALETVEEKKVSLSQSHDHLDRIVPFPKAGGPNSRVTPNSGSLQHGEQALDDRRLSLSHSYSQLDLLSQGQGALESGSLRPGDLGLEDRKLSLNHNHGQLDLLPQNPKVQASKIPPDANSSARHDNQSLDERRQTLGHSQLDLITKFGPFRSEGPGPSGPPEPNPVCMAGVGSADEKRLTLGHSKLDLITKYHQLQGARQRPEPGFPGAPLSGHQNGSNNDLFAPEKRLTLGHSKLDLITKYNKSKFKQLRSRFES, from the exons ATGCAGGGCTGGCAAACTGGAGGCAGTGTCTTCATCT GAGCAGCCAACCCAGGTGCAAGCCATGGAGCCTCGGGTGGGTAGGGCACGAGGCGGATGCATACATTCAGCGGCAGCCTAGTGCCTGGAGGGACCCAGGGCATGGCAGGACCCCTGCGGAGCCGGGTGGAGGAGCTCAAGCGGCCCTGGTGGAGGGAGAGCTCGCCCCTGGTGCTCCAGCACAGCGAGGCTGCAAGGCTTGCTGCGGACGCCCTCCTGGAGAGGGGTGAGGCTGCCTACCTTCAGGTCATCTCCGAAGAGCGGGAACTGCCCTTCCTCAGTGCCCTGGATGTGGACTACATGATCAGCCATGTGCGTGGGGTTCCCGAGCTCAGCGAGGCCCAGGGGTCAGAGACCCTAGGGCAGGACCGCCACAGCATGCTCTCTGAAGTTACCTCAGGCACCTACTTCCCCATGGCTTCTGACTTAGATCCCCCAGACCTGGACCTGGGCTGGCCCGAAGTGCCACAGTCCACAGGTTTCAGTCCCACCCAGGCGGTGGTTCATTTCCAGAGGGACAAGGGCAAGAGCATCAAGGACCTGCTGCGATTCCTCTTCAGCCAGGCCCACACG GTGGTGGCTGTGGTGATGGATGTATTCACGGACATGGAACTTCTGTGTGACCTCATGGAGGCCTCCAGCAGACGTGGTGTCCCCGTCTACCTCCTCCTGGCTCAGGAGCACCTGAAGTACTTCCTGGAGATGTGCTATAAGATGGACCTCAACGGAGGGCACCTGGTG AACATGAGGGTGCGGAGCACATGCGGGGACACCTACTGCAGCAAGGCGGGGCGCCGATTCACCGGGCAGGCCCTGGAGAAGTTTGTCATCATCGACTGTGAGCAGGTGGTGGCAGGCAGTTACAG CTTCACCTGGCTTTGCAGCCAGGCCCACACCAGCATGGTGCTGCAGCTGAGGGGCCACATCGTGGAAGACTTTGATCGGGAGTTCCGGTGTCTGTACGCTGAGTCACAGCCTGTGGAAGGCTTCTGCGGCAATGAGGATCCACTGTCTTCCCGGGTACCTCGTCCTCCTCCTGTGACGCTGGCCTTTGGACCTGGAATTCCAAGTGCTACAGGCTCCTCCCCGTCCAGCAACAGCCTGGGCAGCATCAAGCACTCGCCTCTTCTGGGCCGGTCTTCCTATCTCGCTCTACCGGGCGGCGGTGGCTGCAGTGATATGGGCATGGGGTCCTCATCCCCAGGTCCTGCGCACCACGAAGCTGGTGGCCCACCATCCTTGTACCGTCAGCTTTCAGACCCTAACCACAGCTCAACTCCTGGACCCTACCGGGCCAACCTGAGCAAGCTGGGGGCATCTCCATGGTCGCAGTCCTCTCCTGCCCTCAACCACTGCAGTGCCAGTCCCTTGACCCTGACAGTGGGGTCACCTCTGCTCCCATGTTCCCGCCCCCTCCTCCACTTCACCAGGGGGGTCCCAGCACTGTCCCGACTTCCAGAGAATGGGTTCCCAGCAAGTCAAGAGCCTATCCTTCCACGAGGTCGCTGGGTAACTGGCCCAGCTCTGGAGacagtggaagaaaaaaaggtaTCTCTGAGTCAGAGCCATGATCACCTGGATCGAATTGTCCCCTTCCCTAAAGCAGGAGGCCCCAATTCTAGAGTCACCCCCAATTCAGGTTCCCTTCAGCATGGTGAGCAGGCCCTAGATGATAGGAGATTGTCCCTGAGCCACAGCTACAGCCAGCTGGATCTCCTGTCCCAGGGTCAGGGTGCCCTGGAGTCAGGTTCCCTCAGACCTGGTGATCTGGGTCTAGAGGACAGGAAGCTGTCCTTAAACCACAACCATGGCCAATTGGACCTCCTGCCACAAAACCCCAAGGTCCAGGCCTCAAAAATACCCCCTGATGCCAATTCTTCAGCTAGGCATGACAATCAGAGTCTAGATGAACGGCGGCAGACCTTAGGCCACAGTCAGCTGGACCTCATCACCAAGTTTGGCCCATTCCGGAGCGAGGGGCCTGGACCCAGTGGTCCCCCAGAGCCAAACCCAGTTTGCATGGCCGGAGTAGGCTCTGCAGATGAGAAGCGACTGACTCTGGGCCACAGCAAACTGGACCTCATCACCAAGTATCATCAACTACAGGGTGCCCGGCAGAGACCTGAGCCAGGCTTCCCAGGAGCTCCACTAAGTGGCCATCAAAATGGCAGTAACAATGACCTATTTGCACCCGAGAAACGGCTGACCTTGGGCCACAGCAAACTGGACCTCATCACTAAGTACAACAAGTCCAAATTCAAGCAGCTCCGAAGTCGCTTTGAGTCCTAA